The DNA region GTACCTGGGAAAGCGGAAAAGTTGTTAAAAAAGATGTGAAATACGACACGAAAAAGAACCGTTCTAAAAAGAGACTTAATCTTTGGATTAGAACTCTTTTTCAAAGACCCCTGTTAGCTCCAGGAACAAACGAAGTGACATTTGTTGCTTATAAAGATGGCCTTGAAGTTCAATCGAGAACTCAAAGTGTCGAGGTTAGAAATGGTGGTGGAAAGTACTGTCCTTACTACTCGATGTATATTGGAAGCTGTACTCAGCTAAGTTTTGTCTGTTCTGAGTACTTCCAACGCTTTAATTATTGTCAATAATTTATCTTCCCTTGAGTACAGTTCGCTAAGCTCAAGGGAAGTCTACACTGTCAAGAAAGGCCCACCTATTCCAACAATAGTCATTCATTGTTCATGATATAATTTAAAAAATAACCCTCTTTGGATGTGAGGTTTTTATGAACATCTTAGTACTTTTCGAATCAGACCGCGAAGGTTATTGCTTTAAACCTTTGGTCGAATCTCTAAAAGAAACTCATGAAGTTACACTTCATGTTGTCTCTGTCTACAATGATTTAAGAAAAATAGAAAATATGCTCCATAAGCATAATTATGATCTCGTCGTTGCTGGCTCTGGTCTTGCCGCCTCACTTCCTGGTGTCGTTTCAAGTTTGACTAAGGTTCCCGTATTTGGCCTTCCTGTTGAAACCCATTTTGGAGGAATCGATGCCCTGCTTTCCATGTTGCAAATGCCTATGGGAAATCCCGTTTTGACGGCGAAAGTTGGTGGTCATAATGAGATCGTTCAATTTATTTCTCTCATCGATTCAAGTCTTAAAAAAATGGATACGGTTAATCTCATCGTCGATGGTGGAGTCATGGAATATGAGTACATGAACAATGAGATCAACCGCACACGCGTACTTTGTGAGGATAAAGGGCTAGAGCTTCGATCGAGTGGAACAATTGATAAGGATTGCTTTAATATATGTCTTGTCACTGATCCCGATATGATTCATGCTAATGATATGTGCTTGCATGTTCCTGTTCTTGAAAATACAATGCGCGAAAAGCCAACAGAGGCCTTTATGATTTATGAATGGATCGATAAAGGTGGAATTTGGCTGGGTGTAGATAATGCAAGAAATGCAGTGCTATCTTTTTTAAGACTTCGAACTATGGTTGAAAATAAGAGATAATTTTCTATGAATAAAGCGATACTAATAGGTCAGATCACTGATGATGTTCAGTTGCAGTATACAAAAGAGCAAAGGCCTTTTTGTCGCTTATCTCTTGCCACTAAAAGTATAAAGATCAATTCTAAGGGTGAGAAAACTGAGTATGCCACTTGGCATAGAGTCTTGTGTTTTAACGATCTCGCTCTTTCCTGTTACCAAAATATTAAGAAAGGTCAATTGATCTATGTTGAGGGGCCACTAAGATCTAGAGAGTATACAGATCAAAAACAGATTCATCGAAAGATTGTAGAAATCCACGCTCGTCATATCGACTTTTTAGAGGGGGATCAAAAAACTCCTAGTCTTAAAGACATAAGAGCACTTCTTGAGGATGAATCAGCAGATCCAAATGAAGTCATTACGACTGATGATATCCCTTTTTGAATTCATAGCAGACGTGAATTTTTTTATTTCTAAAGTCCTCTGGGATTGTTTTATGTGAGATCTCGCTTGGGGCGTATTTCGCTTCGATTTCACTATCCAATTTAAACCCTCTTTTATTATTAGAAAAATAGAGTGTCCCACCTTCATTTAGAAGGTTCATACAGTGCTCGATAAGAAATACTTGATGATTTTCAACACTGAAGGTTTCTTGCATTTTTTTAGAATTACTAAAAGTAGGAGGATCTAAAAATATATAGTCGTACTTTGATCCTTCATAGTTTTTTAAATACTCTAAGATATCGGCATTTACAAAGTGATGATCATTAAGAGGGATTTCGTTGTGTTCATAATTTCTCTTAGACCAGGCGAGGTAAGTTTTAGAGAGGTCCACATTGGTCGTCTTTGCACCACTATAAGCTGCGCTTAGTCCTATTGAGCTTGTATAGCTAAAAAGGTTTAAGAACTTTTTATTTGTTAAATTCATCGATTGAAAAAGTTGTCTCATAGGTCTGTGATCGAGAAAGATTCCCGTATCAAGATAATCGTGAATATTCACTTCAAGACGAATTGGACCTTCGTTAATAAAGAATGAGTTTTTGGAATCATCAATCTTTGTATGTTGCTCAAGCCCGTGGCGCTTCTTTCTCTCTTTGATGACAATATTCTCTTCCTGAAAATCAAGGCCTAGGGCAGCTTCTTTAGCTAGTTGAAGAAGTTCTTTTTGATTGTCTCTAGAATCACTTTGATCATAAATAACAACATTGTTTGCGTAGATATCGAAAATGAGAGGAAACTCTGGAATATCGCGCTCATATAGACGATAGGCCTCGATTTTATTTTTCTTTGCCCACTTCTTTCTATGTTTGTAGATCTTTATAAGACGATTTTTTAAGATATTCTCAGACACGTTTTCTCCAATTTTACACAATCTGGCCAATTGGATCTTACTTGATTCTGTTACTAAAGGCTAGGGGCGCTTATATTCAAATCGCGAATATAGTCTAGAAGGTCTTGGGGAGAGTAGGGTTTATAGAGAATATTATTAGCTCCAAGTTCCATGGCCTCTTTTTTAGAAAGGCTTTTGTATGCTGTAATGAAGGCGAAGTGCTCGATTGGTACGCCATTCTTTTTAATGGCCTCTAATAGGTCTATTCCCGTAAGTTTTGGCATTCTTACATCACAGAAAATATGAGAGTAGTGATCGTTCATAATGCGTTCTAGTGCTTTTACGGGATTACTTTCGTAGTCGGCGTGAATCCCTCTTTTTTCGAGGAAGTATTCAACGATTTCTAAAAGATCAATTTCATCATCAATAAAGAGAATCTTCTTAGCGCCCATGATTTTTTCCCGTTGTTCGAATAATGACGTTTTCATGTTTTAAGCTAGACCAATCACCTTTAAGGCTACTTTTGAATGTCGAAATCTTATTAATATTTTCTTCCATCTCACTAAGAGCAGCTTTGACCTTTCCAAGTGTTTTCTCGTTTCTCTCATCTTCAAAACGTTCTAGATTCCCTTTTGCTTTAGTCATCGGGTTAGAGATCTCGTGGTGATACATCTTAATGAGCTCATCAATGGCCTTTCTCTTTTCAATACTCGAGATGTGATCAAGAAATAACTCTTTCTGTTCAAGAAGAAATTCAATGGATGTGAACGTCGCAGTAATACCGCTTAAAATGATAATCAACTTAAAATAGATATCGCGAAGCATGGGAACAGATTGAATATCAGCTTGTGGCCAAAAGAATATAAGTGTCACAGTGATGAGTGTGAAAAAAGATAAGTAGCGATATAACTTTTCAAAGAGAAAACATGAACAAACCGGAAAGATCATATAGAAGAAAAGAAAATTAGAGTGAAAGCCATCATCCATATAGATGCGATAAGAGAGATAGGAAAAGATCAGCCCCGTTGTCACGAGAGAGCATAATTTGAATTGATCGATCATTTTATGAACAAAGGCCAATAGAAGAATGACACCGCTAATAGTAAAGGCACCGGGAGCATAGTTATCAAATTCACTAAAGATCATCGCCTTGGTTAGTGTCATTCCTATAATAACGAGAAAGACAATAAACAGTATTGAGATGAGAAATGTCGACTGCTTTTCTCTATAGAGCTTTTCAATAGGGTTTAAGTTAAGCTCTTTTGGAATAGGGAGAAAGTAGTTGATGATAAAGTTTTTCATTCCAGGCCTTTTAGATGGGTTTTGATCATTTTATCACGCTAGAGAGTCTTTAAATGGTCTAGAATGTGGGGAAATATTGTTAGTCTCAAGATTTTAATACTCTAGTAAAAAATCTTATTAACAATTACCTAAGGGTTTAATATTTATTGAGTTTGAAGATCTTTTGAAAACCTAATCTTTTCAAGTTTTCATCCAAATTTTGGCAATTTTCAGGAAAAAATTGGCCCTCAATCCATGAAGAACAAGGGCCTGGATATTTAATTAAAATCTGATGTTTTAAAGAATTGAACTTCTGGGTTTTTCTCTTCAGCAAGCTTCAGATCCCACATCGTACGAATAGCAAAACATGCTCTCTCTTTGTTATCATAAACAATGTGAGCACTATTTTTATTAATGAAGCTATCTTTTTGCAGCTCATCTTTAAACTTAAGCCAACGAATTCCGACATATGGGTAGGCCTCATAGTCTCCACGAACATTGTATTCCGTTTCTAATCTGTGCTTAACAACTTCAAATTGAAGAACACCAACGGCACCTAGAATTTTATCAGTTGTTCCGTGACGCTTGAAAAGCTGAACCGTTCCCTCTTCTGAAAGTTGTTGAAGTCCCTTATCAAGTTGTTTGCCTTTCATTGGATCTTTAAGAAGAACCTTTCTAAAAATCTCTGGAGCAAAGCTTGGAATCCCTGTGAATTGAATCTTTTCTCCTTCAGAAAATGTATCTCCGATTTGATACTTTCCACTATCGTGAAGACCAATGATATCGCCAGGGAGAGCGATCTCTGTAATCTCTCTGTCTTGTGCCTGAAACATGAGGGGAGTTGAGATCTTGATATCTTTACCCGTACGAGTGTGATGAATCTTTTGACCTCTTTCAAATCGACCTGAGCAAACGCGAAGGAAGGCCACGCGGTCTCTGTGGTTTTTATCCATGTTTGCTTGAATCTTGAAAATAAAGCCTGTGAATTTATTTTCATTCGGAGCAACAGTTCTTTTTTCAGAGTCTTCATTAAAAGGAGCGATGATAACTTCTTTGGATAATGGACCTGGAGATTCTTTAGCAATCATATCGAGAGTCTCTTTAACCCCAAAATTATTGAGCGCGGATCCAAAGAAAACTGGAGTCTGAATTCCTGCTAAGAATTCCTCTTGATCAAACTTAGGTAGAATCTCTTCAACCATCATTAGATCTTCTTTTAGCTTTTCTAAAAGAGTTTCGCCGATATAGTTTACAACCGCTGCAGAGTCGAGATCTGTAGCATCGATAACAGTAGGGCTTAATGGATCATTACTTTCTTTAAAACTTTGAATCGTTTTTGTTCTCAGGTCATAGACTCCTTTAAAGTCTACACCCGAACCAATTGGCCATGTCATTGGTGCACATGTGATTGAACAAGTCTTTTCAACATCATCAATGAGTTCAAATGGGTCCATTGTATCGCGGTCAAATTTATTCATGAAAGAGACGATTGGCGTATCTCGCATACGACAAACTTCCATAAGCTTTTTGGTCTGCTCCTCAACCCCTTTGGCCGAGTCAATCATCATAAGAACAGACTCAACGGCCGTTAATGTTCTATATGTATCCTCAGAGAAATCTTTGTGTCCTGGTGTATCGAGAAGGTGCATGGCCCTTTCACTGTATGGGAAACTCATGACTGATGAAGTGATTGAGATACCTCTTTCTTGCTCCATTTCCATCCAGTCTGATTTTGCATAATTTCCTTGCTTCGATTTAACCATCCCTACATCACGAACGACTCGACCAAACCAAAGAAGTTTTTCTGTCATTGTCGTCTTACCGGCATCCGGGTGGGAGATGATGGCAAATGTCGCGCGTTTTGCCTTTTCTGGTGAAAATTCGGCCATGATTTATCCTTAAATTATTTAATTAACATTATGAATTTATTTAAAAGGAATTATATAACAATCTGACCACTATTGGTCTATGTAATAGTTACAAACAGTAAAGTTTTAAGGAGACAACTGGAAGGCTGGAGAGTAGATATGTTTTTACAAGTTTCGCAGGCGCATAGGCCACTTTATCTGATAGTTGTTGTTGGTGTTAAAGCTCAAATAAAGTTCCCATGTGATGTTCAAGTTCGTGTGATTCCCCGGTCTAGTGCCTGCGATTTGTTTCTAATCTAATTGATAATTCTTTTTAATTCTATCCATTTGTTTTTTTACTTTTTCTAGACCTCTATTAAACTTTTCTCTGTATTCTTTTGCATGTTCATCATTTTTATTAAAAGTTAAATAGAAAGGTTTATAGGCAAGAGGTTGAAGAATCGGTTTGATCTTAGGACAGTCTTTAAATCGCCCTTTTTTGTACAGGCTTTTAAAGACATACAAGTCAATGACGATTAGATCAACTCGATTTCTGCAAAGTTTATTAATATTGTTAACGTCATCTAGTGCAAAGTCTTTCGTAAGATTATCGTTATTATCAATTGCTGCCGTGTTTGCGTATCCATTTACAAGTCCAAGGCGCAATGACTTGATATCTCCATTCAGACGTTCTATCTTACCTTGGTCTTCAGAGCGTGCGATATAGGTTAGAATGTTGTAATCAATAATGTCAGAATAAAGAAGGTCTTTTAATCTTTCTTTGGTCTTAAAAGTTGGAAAAACTCCTGTGAAAGTACCGTTTATTGTCCCTTTGAGACCACGTGCCCAGGGGCGAAATAAGATTGTGACGTCAATATTCTCTTCAGCAAATGATCTTTTTACTATATGGGCCACATAGCCATTGTCGATTTGATTGGAATCTACGTAGGGTGGATATTCAATCGTCGTTAAAAAGACTTCACGTGCTTTCTCTTGTGCTATAGACGTCGAACATGCAGTAAGTAATAGTAATGTAAGTAGTATTTTTTTCATTACTATTATTTTAACTGTTTTAAGTAAAAATCGTTACGATTAAAAGCGGAACTTAAGAAAGCTTAAGTTCCGCTATAGATACTCTAAGAATTGTGCGCTTGAAGGATCATTTCATAAACCTTCTTAACTCCAAGAGTAGAAAGTTCCTTAGGTGATACCTTGTTTTGAGGCAAGCTTGGTAGTGAAGTAATTGTTTCACTTAATATTAAGTTTTTGTTGGCATAGACTTCATCAACCTTAGAAACAGGTGTGAAGTGAGGGGCCGTTGTCAGTACTTCTGGATTCTCGTTAATCATCGTATGAATTGTTTCAACAACTTCTACAAAGTCATCGAGTTCCTTTTTCGAAAAACTCTCAGTCGGCTCAACCATAAGTCCATATACTTCTGGGAACGCCACTGTCGGAGCGTGTAATCCGAAATCTAAAAAGAGCTTTCCAACTTTTGCAATAGCATTAGCTTTTGGTGTTCCACCTTCTTGGATACGAGCAAAAGTTTGATCATTAAGAGTGAGGATGAATTCGTGCATTCTTGTTACTTCTTTATTTTGAGGAAGAACAGGATATGTCGATTGTAATTTTTTATACAGATATTGTGCAGAAAGAACAGCAACGGCCGACATCATCTTAACACCTTCACTCCCAAGTGCACGTAAGTAAGTGTAGCAACGAACTTTATGAGCAAAATTTCCGCAATGTCTGTGGAATGATCCGATAGTCTTTTCTGGAGTAAAGGTAGAGAAGCTTTCACCTTCTTTTTTAACCTGAATTCCGGGCATATAAGGAATAAGTTTTTCACTAACAGCAACAAATGCATCTCCAGGGCCTCCTCCTCCATGTGGAATTGTCCATGTCTTATGAATGTTGTTGTGTACAGCATCGACTCCAAGCTCATTGAGATCAACCCATCCCGCAATGGCGTTCATATTGGCACCGTCCATGTAGACAAGACCATCAACTGAGTGAATCAGCTCGGCAACTTCTTTGAAGTCTGCTTCAAAAATTCCTGAAGTATTTGGGTTCGTAATCATGATCCCACTAATTCTCTCACCATAAGTTTGAACGAGAGACTTGAATTGATCCATATCGATTTGACCACAATCATTGGCTTCGATTGAGATGATTCCATAAACTTGATCACCAACTTTTTTCGATTCGTAACCGGCCATGGTTGCCGTGGCTGGGTTTGTTCCGTGTGCTGATCTTGGAATAAGAATAATATCTTTTTTCTCAGCATTCCCACGATCACGGTGATAGGCCTGAAACATTTTAATACCGACGAGTTCTCCCTGAGCTCCTGCCACAGGTTGTGTCGTTACGGCCGGTAGTCCAGTGATGGCCTTAAACATTTCTTGAAGCCCATAGATGATTTCTAGTGCTCCTTGTGAATCTTCAACATTTGATTGCGGGTGAAGATCTGTAAAACCTTTGAGTCCAGCGGCATAATCATTGATATACGGGTTGTATTTCATTGTGCACGAACCAAGAGGGTAGATATTGTCATCAGGAGAAACATTGAGTTCTCCTAATTTATCGTAGAAGTCTTTTAATTCTTGTGATGAAAAGTTTGGAAGATCGACATAGTCCATTCTCTTAAGCTCTGATGGTATGTCGATGACATCGGAATGATCTTTTTCCACTTCAAATTGACTCATGAAAAAATCAACAAGCTTATCGAGATCTTGTTGTTCATGGATATCAAAAAAGGACATCTTTAAAAGATTATTTTTTTCTGTTCTCTTGGAAACATTGATACCAATCTGGAGATCTTTCTCGTTGGCTAGCTCAATGAGCTGATCGACATCTCTGTCGAGTTGAATTGTAAATTCATTGTAAAATGGTTGCTCGTAAGCAAGCTCAATTCCTTTTAGACATTGAAGCTTTTCAAGTGTTTTAATGGCAGAAAGTCTTGCTTTTAAGATTGATTCTGTCAGACCTTTTTCACCTCTTTCTAGGATTGCGGCACCAGCAATTGTTGCAATAAATGATTGGTTTGAACAAATATTACTTGTCGCTTTCTCTCTTCTAATGTGTTGCTCACGCGTTGAAAGAACCATGGCAAGACACTCTTGATTATTGCTATCAATGGCCTTCCCAACAAATCTTCCCGCTGTTTGACGAATGGCCGTTTTATATTTGTCATTAAAACGAATACCGAAGATTCCAAGCCCTGGGCCTCCGTAATTAGGGCCAAGGCAAAGGTGTTGTCCCTCTCCAACGATCATGTCTGCACCTTGTTCATTCGAGCCGTACTTTGATGGAGAAAGAAGTCCCTCTGTAGCGAGAAGGATTGGATCGATGATGGCAATAGATTGAATTTTAGCTTCACTACATAGGTCTGTTAAAGCGTTAACATCTTCTAAAATACCAAGGTTGTTCACTTGGCAAAAGGCAAATGAGCCAACTCGACCTTTGTAAGTTTCAAGTTTTTCTTTGAGATCATTGAGATCCACAGTTCCTTGATCATTAACAGCAATTGTCACAATGTTCATACTCGTTTCTTTTGAAAGAGTTTGAACAACTTCTAGATCTCCTGGATAAACACCTTCTGAAACAAAAACAGTATCTGTTTTTCTAACAATTCGAAGACTCGTATTAAAGGCCTCAAAAAGGCAAGTTGAACGATCGTAGAGAGAAGCATTGATTGCTTCAAAACCTGTTAGCATTGAAAGAGCACTTGAATAGAGCCAAAGAGTGTGAAGTGTCCCTTGGCTTCGCTCTGGTTGGTATGGAGTATAGGCCGTAGTTAGCCCGCGAATATTACATACATAGGGAACAATACTTGGAACTTTATATTGAGCAAGTCCATCACCTAGAAACGATGTTTTAATTTTATTTTTATTGGCAATCGTTTCAACGTCATTGATGAGATCGATATACTCAAGTCTTTCGCACACGTTGGGTGTTTCTTTGAATTGAATATTTGAAGGAAGGTGAGAGAAGACATCCTCGATTTTTTCGTAACCTAAGTAGTCGAGCATCTGTGAGATTTCTTCTTCTGTTGCACTTATATAATATGGTTTTAATTCTCTTTCGAGTTTCTCTGGGTCGTAGCCTAATTTTTCAAATTCTTTTCTCATTGATATCACCCTTTAAAATAGATAAAATGCGCTATGTTTTACCATGAATGTCATGGCTTTTGCTAGTAACTTTCAATGTTTAGTAGTCTTATGGATAATATAACGCTCTTTGTTTCAAATGAGGATGAAATAGCCTCGTGTCAAAAATTTGTAGAATTATTAAAGCTTCCTTATGAAGTTGAGGTTACGCTTTGTGCCAATGAGATAACTTCTGGACTTTTTTATAAAGAACCTGAGTCGATCTCTTATTTGTCACAATCTGGGGACTCTATTGCCTTTGATTTCGTTAAACTTTGGAATTATCACTCTAAGAAAAATTATACACTCAAAAAAGAGCCCTTAGCTAAGGCCATAGGTCGAACAAAGGAGCCGTGTCCTAAAATTATTGATGCAACTTGTGGTAGCGGTAAAGATAGTTTGTTGATGCTCTCTTTTGGCGCAAAAATTATCGCCTATGAAAGGGTTCCAACAATTCACTTACTCTTGCAGACAGCTCTTCATCTTGCCTATAAGGCCGATGGTCCATTGTCCATGGTTTTAAAAGAACGCTTTGAGCTTAGATATGGAGAGTTTCAAATTGGGGATGTGGAGAGTTCTGAATATGGTCTTTATTACGATCCAATGTATCCAAGCGAGCCTAAAAAAAGGAAAGCCAAGCCTAGAAAAGAGATGGTGATCTTTCATGAAATCATGGAAGGTGATCAAGATGTTGATGATAAGATTGATGGTTTTTTAAATTCAGAATTTAAGCGCGTCATTCTAAAAAGGCCCATTAAAGAAAAGAAGATTAAGAACCCTTCAATGGATTTTGCTGGAAAGAGTACGCGCTATGACGTTTACTTAACTGGCAAGAAGTAACTTCTTTATTTGCTTTTGCTCATTTTTTTCAAGATCCATGAAGTCTAAGAGAATTGTTTCTTTTTCTTCTAAATCTTTTTTGCAGTTGAGCTCAACTTTAGCTCTTTCTCCCACAAGTCGAATGACGACTTGATCGCTTTTTGAAATGAAATCTGCAGGTCTTTTGAGGTAGAGTTTTGCCCCGTTCATTTTAAGAACTTCAACATCCCATAGTGTCTCAAAATTATCATCGGAAAGGATGAGATTGAGTGGGCTTCCATATTCGAGTTGTCCTAATGAGTGGGACCTGGAAATTGATTTCATTGTTTTAGCTAAAAGGTCAACAAGCATTGATGGGCCTCCATGGAGAGTTTCACTGTCACTAGTTAATTTCTCTCAAAGCTCCGTTCCATTCAAGAGGTAGAAATCTCCTTTTGTTTAATTTCATCATAATTTAACCAAAATTTACCATAAGTAACCAAGCGTTTACCTCTCTAAAGTGCCGGCAAAAATTTCCGTTAAGAACTAAAACGATTTAATTTGGGGATTTTTATGTGTCGTCTATTGTACGCCTTTTTCTTTCTCTACTTTGTTAGTTCTAGCTCTCACGCTTTTTGGTCTAAAGAAGTTTATGAGCATGCTGATCAATTTCCTATGCAATTACAGGGACAATTTGCAACAACTCTAACGGGGACCTGTATGGAGCCTAAAGGCCACTATAGAAGAATGGGTGGTCATGTTGAGAAAGTTGCTATTAAAAATTCATTTCTTAAAGGTAAGAAGATGAATATTCGCCTAGCGAGTGTATATAAGAGACAAGATGTTATCGACAAAAGTGCTCCTTTTGTCTTTTTTATTCCAGGGGCCTTCAATAACCTTGATGACAATCAAGGAAGACACCTTATGGATCTCTTTCTACAAAAAGGCTATAACGTTGTGACAACTCCAAATCCATGGGGAACTGACTTCATTAAATTAGGAGTTAAAGCACCAATAGGTAGTTTTGTTTACGAGGGTGAAGTTCTCTATGAGACGTTTTTAAATACTTTCAAAAAACTTAAGCGCGATGGCTACGCTGTTCCAAGCATACGATTAGTAGGTGTGAGTTATGGAAGTTTTCTCTCCGCCATGATCAGTGCTTTTAATGTAAAAGATAATTATCCTCTTCCTTTGAAAGACACGACGATCTTATCGCCTCCTTTCCATTTGGGAGAAACGATTTCTAGATTAGATTATTATGTTAATGAGTCTAGGCCTTATATAAATGATAATTTGGTAAAGTCTCTGTATCGTTTGGTGTCCTTTTGTCGAAATGTTGACTATAGAGATCACGAAAAATTTTCTGAGAATAGGGCGATGAGTTTAGTTATTGGTGCTGGCTTTCATCGTGATCTCATTGCTTCTACAATACTTTACGATCGATTGAATAATCTTAATAAAATTCCTGGTCGTTTTTGGCGCACACTTTCTAAAAAACATTTAAAGTGGAGAAAGAATTTAACGTTCAAAAAGTATTTTGATACTTACGCTAAAGAAGCTCGCATTGAGATGATGAGTAAAAAAGGTGATATTAACTATTGGTTAGATCTCGCTAGAGATGGGGGATACGACGATATTCGTATTTTAACTACTGATAACGACTTTTTAAATGAGCCAATATCAGCTTTTTCTCCAATCGAAAAAACCATCACGCTCCAATCTGGCGGTCACTACGGTTATCGTGGACTTTCATGGTATCGTGATTTAATCGATCTCTCATTTTAAAAATTAAATTCTTCGTGGTAGACTCCTTGAAAAAGGAGTCACTATGAAAATTATTGTTTCACCTGCTAAAAAGCTTGATTTTGATGAATTCGCTCCTGTGAGCAAATTCACCAGTCCAAAATATTTAGACGAGTCAAAAAGGCTTATCAATGTTCTTAGAA from Halobacteriovorax sp. GB3 includes:
- a CDS encoding response regulator, with product MGAKKILFIDDEIDLLEIVEYFLEKRGIHADYESNPVKALERIMNDHYSHIFCDVRMPKLTGIDLLEAIKKNGVPIEHFAFITAYKSLSKKEAMELGANNILYKPYSPQDLLDYIRDLNISAPSL
- a CDS encoding single-stranded DNA-binding protein; this translates as MNKAILIGQITDDVQLQYTKEQRPFCRLSLATKSIKINSKGEKTEYATWHRVLCFNDLALSCYQNIKKGQLIYVEGPLRSREYTDQKQIHRKIVEIHARHIDFLEGDQKTPSLKDIRALLEDESADPNEVITTDDIPF
- a CDS encoding class I SAM-dependent methyltransferase, with the translated sequence MDNITLFVSNEDEIASCQKFVELLKLPYEVEVTLCANEITSGLFYKEPESISYLSQSGDSIAFDFVKLWNYHSKKNYTLKKEPLAKAIGRTKEPCPKIIDATCGSGKDSLLMLSFGAKIIAYERVPTIHLLLQTALHLAYKADGPLSMVLKERFELRYGEFQIGDVESSEYGLYYDPMYPSEPKKRKAKPRKEMVIFHEIMEGDQDVDDKIDGFLNSEFKRVILKRPIKEKKIKNPSMDFAGKSTRYDVYLTGKK
- a CDS encoding AIR carboxylase family protein; amino-acid sequence: MNILVLFESDREGYCFKPLVESLKETHEVTLHVVSVYNDLRKIENMLHKHNYDLVVAGSGLAASLPGVVSSLTKVPVFGLPVETHFGGIDALLSMLQMPMGNPVLTAKVGGHNEIVQFISLIDSSLKKMDTVNLIVDGGVMEYEYMNNEINRTRVLCEDKGLELRSSGTIDKDCFNICLVTDPDMIHANDMCLHVPVLENTMREKPTEAFMIYEWIDKGGIWLGVDNARNAVLSFLRLRTMVENKR
- the gcvPB gene encoding aminomethyl-transferring glycine dehydrogenase subunit GcvPB — translated: MRKEFEKLGYDPEKLERELKPYYISATEEEISQMLDYLGYEKIEDVFSHLPSNIQFKETPNVCERLEYIDLINDVETIANKNKIKTSFLGDGLAQYKVPSIVPYVCNIRGLTTAYTPYQPERSQGTLHTLWLYSSALSMLTGFEAINASLYDRSTCLFEAFNTSLRIVRKTDTVFVSEGVYPGDLEVVQTLSKETSMNIVTIAVNDQGTVDLNDLKEKLETYKGRVGSFAFCQVNNLGILEDVNALTDLCSEAKIQSIAIIDPILLATEGLLSPSKYGSNEQGADMIVGEGQHLCLGPNYGGPGLGIFGIRFNDKYKTAIRQTAGRFVGKAIDSNNQECLAMVLSTREQHIRREKATSNICSNQSFIATIAGAAILERGEKGLTESILKARLSAIKTLEKLQCLKGIELAYEQPFYNEFTIQLDRDVDQLIELANEKDLQIGINVSKRTEKNNLLKMSFFDIHEQQDLDKLVDFFMSQFEVEKDHSDVIDIPSELKRMDYVDLPNFSSQELKDFYDKLGELNVSPDDNIYPLGSCTMKYNPYINDYAAGLKGFTDLHPQSNVEDSQGALEIIYGLQEMFKAITGLPAVTTQPVAGAQGELVGIKMFQAYHRDRGNAEKKDIILIPRSAHGTNPATATMAGYESKKVGDQVYGIISIEANDCGQIDMDQFKSLVQTYGERISGIMITNPNTSGIFEADFKEVAELIHSVDGLVYMDGANMNAIAGWVDLNELGVDAVHNNIHKTWTIPHGGGGPGDAFVAVSEKLIPYMPGIQVKKEGESFSTFTPEKTIGSFHRHCGNFAHKVRCYTYLRALGSEGVKMMSAVAVLSAQYLYKKLQSTYPVLPQNKEVTRMHEFILTLNDQTFARIQEGGTPKANAIAKVGKLFLDFGLHAPTVAFPEVYGLMVEPTESFSKKELDDFVEVVETIHTMINENPEVLTTAPHFTPVSKVDEVYANKNLILSETITSLPSLPQNKVSPKELSTLGVKKVYEMILQAHNS
- a CDS encoding peptide chain release factor 3, translating into MAEFSPEKAKRATFAIISHPDAGKTTMTEKLLWFGRVVRDVGMVKSKQGNYAKSDWMEMEQERGISITSSVMSFPYSERAMHLLDTPGHKDFSEDTYRTLTAVESVLMMIDSAKGVEEQTKKLMEVCRMRDTPIVSFMNKFDRDTMDPFELIDDVEKTCSITCAPMTWPIGSGVDFKGVYDLRTKTIQSFKESNDPLSPTVIDATDLDSAAVVNYIGETLLEKLKEDLMMVEEILPKFDQEEFLAGIQTPVFFGSALNNFGVKETLDMIAKESPGPLSKEVIIAPFNEDSEKRTVAPNENKFTGFIFKIQANMDKNHRDRVAFLRVCSGRFERGQKIHHTRTGKDIKISTPLMFQAQDREITEIALPGDIIGLHDSGKYQIGDTFSEGEKIQFTGIPSFAPEIFRKVLLKDPMKGKQLDKGLQQLSEEGTVQLFKRHGTTDKILGAVGVLQFEVVKHRLETEYNVRGDYEAYPYVGIRWLKFKDELQKDSFINKNSAHIVYDNKERACFAIRTMWDLKLAEEKNPEVQFFKTSDFN
- a CDS encoding substrate-binding periplasmic protein — translated: MKKILLTLLLLTACSTSIAQEKAREVFLTTIEYPPYVDSNQIDNGYVAHIVKRSFAEENIDVTILFRPWARGLKGTINGTFTGVFPTFKTKERLKDLLYSDIIDYNILTYIARSEDQGKIERLNGDIKSLRLGLVNGYANTAAIDNNDNLTKDFALDDVNNINKLCRNRVDLIVIDLYVFKSLYKKGRFKDCPKIKPILQPLAYKPFYLTFNKNDEHAKEYREKFNRGLEKVKKQMDRIKKNYQLD
- a CDS encoding class I SAM-dependent methyltransferase: MSENILKNRLIKIYKHRKKWAKKNKIEAYRLYERDIPEFPLIFDIYANNVVIYDQSDSRDNQKELLQLAKEAALGLDFQEENIVIKERKKRHGLEQHTKIDDSKNSFFINEGPIRLEVNIHDYLDTGIFLDHRPMRQLFQSMNLTNKKFLNLFSYTSSIGLSAAYSGAKTTNVDLSKTYLAWSKRNYEHNEIPLNDHHFVNADILEYLKNYEGSKYDYIFLDPPTFSNSKKMQETFSVENHQVFLIEHCMNLLNEGGTLYFSNNKRGFKLDSEIEAKYAPSEISHKTIPEDFRNKKIHVCYEFKKGYHQS